From the genome of Streptomyces ficellus:
CTCACCGTACCGGCCAGTGAGGCGATGAAGGCGTCCTGGTGGTCCAGGACCAGGTCCTCCTTGCGTGAGAAGTAGTTGGTCACCGTCTTCTTCGCCACGCGCGCGGCGGTGGCGATCTCGGCGATGGTGGTCCGTTCGAACCCCTGGGCGAGGAACAAACCGGTGGCGACGTCGGAGATGAGCTGCCGGGTCTCCTGCTTCTTCGTCTCCCGCAGGCCGGGAAGGGTCGCGGACGGGGTGGCGTCAGTAGTCATGGGGCAATCTTACACTCGTAGCATTCTTATGTTGACAGCTTTCGTGTGCTCAGTCTAAATTTACGTCCGTCGCAAGTTTTACCCGAAGTGAAGAACGGATGCACCGCATGCCCGCACCCCGCCCTGCCCGCTCTTACGTCACGTCCGTCACGGTCGGTCCGGCCCGGGCCGGTAGCCGGCGTCCCGTCCGCGCTCTGCCGGCCCCCGCCCGGCGCCTCCCGCCGAAGCCCCCCAACCTGCCGCGCCGCTCCGGTTACTGACCAGCACGCACCCGCCGCGCACTCACCGCTCCCGGCACCCGTACTCCGCCTCCCGGAAGACAACGAGGAGAAGCACCTTGCAGATCACCGCGTCCACCGTCTCGCTCACCGTCGACGACGTCACCGCGTCCCAGCGGTTCTTCACCGCCCACCTCGGCTACGTCGAGCAGGCCGCCGCCGAGGGATTCGCCTCCCTGTCGCGGGACGACGCCGCGATGGACGTCGTCCTGCTCGCACGCGGCACCGAAGTGCTGCCGGCCGACCAGCGCGATCAGCGCGCCTCCGGCCTGATCCTCGCCTTCACCACCACCGGCATCGACACCGAGGAGAAGCGGCTGCGCGCCGAGGGCGTCGAGATCACCATGCCGCTGCGCGAGGAACCCTGGGGAGAGCGCCTCTTCCAGGTCACCGACCCGAACGGCGTGATCGTCCAGTTCGTCGAGTGGGTCACGCCGACCGCCTAGGCTGTCGCCCGGGCCGGCCCGTCGGCCGGTCGGGGATCAGGGGGACGACAGTCCGATGCGCAGTACCACCGAGGTGTTCCAGCCGCTCCATGCGGACGACCCTCCCGTCGTTGCCGGATACCGCCTCGCGGCCCGGCTCGGCGCGGGGGGCATGGGGCGGGTGTACCTGTCGCACACCCCCGGCGGCCGCCCGGTGGCGATCAAGGTGGTGCGGCCCGAGCTGGCCGACGACCCGGCCTTCCGGCGGCGGTTCCGCCGGGAGGTGGAGGCCGCCCGCCGGGTCAGGGGCGCCTACACCGCGGAACTCGTCGACGCCGACACCGACGGCGTACCGCCCTGGCTCGCCACGCTGTACGTGCCCGGGCCGTCCCTCACCGAAGCCGTCGCCCGGCGTGGTCCGCTGCCGGTGTCGGCCGTGCTGTGGCTGATGGCCGGCGTGGCGGAGGCGCTCCAGGCGGTCCACGCCGCGGGGATCGTTCACCGGGACCTCAAGCCGTCCAACGTCCTGCTGGCCGCCGACGGGCCGCGGGTGATCGACTTCGGTATATCGATCGCCGCCGGCCTCTCGTCCCACACCGCCACCGGATCCACCGTCGGTACGCCCCACTTCATGGCCCCCGAGCAGGCGGTCGCCGGTGAGGTCACCCCGGCGACCGACGTCTTCGCCCTGGGGCAGACGGCCGCCTTCGCGGCGCTGGGTGAACCGCTGTACGGGGACGGCATCGCGCCCGTCGTGCTGTACCGGATCGTGCACGAGGAACCCGACCTGACTCTGCTGCCCGAGCCGTTGCGCCCGCTGATCGCCCGGTGCCTGGCGACCGATCCCGGGGAGCGGGCCACCTTGGCGGAGGTCGTCGAGTGGTGCCGACGACAACTGGACGCCGACGCCGACGCCGACGCCGCCGACGCGGACACCGGCACGGGTGCGAGAACAGGCGCCGACGCGGGCGCCGGGCCGGCCGTCTGGCGCGAGGTCACCGGACCCGAGGCGGCCGTGCCGCAACCGGTGCCCACCCCCGTGGACCCGTCGACCGCGGCCCCCACGCTGTTGCTGAGCCCCGCCCGGCGCAGGGCGACCCGACGGCGTACCGCGCTGATCACGGTCGCCGCCGTGACGGCGGGCGCACTGGTGCTGACGGGCCTCACCTGGCTCGCCGGGGACCGGTTCGGCCTGCGCGAGCGAGCCGCGGGCGCACCCGCTTCGACACCCGGTCCGACGAAGTCCGCACCGGCCGAGACGCCGCGGTCCGGCAACCCCGCCTCCGGTAACCCCGCCTCCGGCGTCCCCCGGGCGTCCAAGCCGGCCCCCAACGCCCTCGCGGCGTCGGGCGCCGACGTGCTGTCCCCGGTGTGGCTGGACGAGAAGAACTCCCTGAACCTGCGTGAGCCGAGGCTTCCCAAGGACCGCAGGGGTGAGATCCGCCTCGACTGCGAGGACGACACGGACTGCGCGCTGCGGAGCGACACCAGCGTGTTCGTGCAGCTGTTCAACGGGAAGACCGCCTCCCTCGCCGCCTGCCGTCACCTCCTCACCGGCGCCACCGGCTCCGAGTACCGCACCTGGTCGCTCGCGGCGGCGGACGCCGGCACCCAGCTCTGCGTCAAGAACGCTGCCGGCGACATCGCGGCCCTCACCATCCAGGTCAAGCAGACGGCCCTACGGGAAGCCGCCTTCCTGCAACTGGGCATGTACGTCTGGGAGGACGCGGCCTGAGGTCGTGGCCCGGGCCGGCGCACACCGGCCCGGACGACGCGCGACGGCGGCACTGTGTGTTCGACGTCCGGCGCCGGCCCGTCACGAGGACGTACGCGAAGCCCCTGCCGACGACTTGGCCGCGACGCGGGCGAGGACGAGGGCCACGAGGGTGAGTCCGCCGAGCGCCGCCGCCGTGCCGGCGAAGCCGCCGAGGGCCAGGCCCACGCCGCCCAGGCCGGCGCCCGCGAAGACGCCGAAGCTCATGCCGGCGGCGTTGACGCTCAGCGCCGCGCCGCGCAGCGACCCGCAGCGCCGTACGAGCGACGTGGTGACGCAGGCCGCGACCGTCGCGTGTCCGGCGCCGACCAGGGCTGTCAGGGGCAGGGCCAGCCAGAGCGAACGGGCGAAGAAGACGGCGACCAGCGCGACCAGGGCCACGATCAGCGCCAGCGTCATCAGGCGTTCCGCCGGGACCCTTGACCGTTCGGCGCTCAACACCCGGCCGGCGAGCAGGTTGCCCAGGAAGAAGGACGTGCCGCTCAGCGTCCACACCAGTGCGAAGGGGCCGGGTGCGAGCCCGAACCGCTCGTCGTAGAAGGCGGCGAGATAGGCGAGGTAGCCCATGAACGCGGCCGTTCGCAGCATGGCGATCGCGAGGAGCGGGACGACGCCGGGCACGGCCGCCAGGAGCCGGAACGACTCCAGATAGCCGGGCCGTTCCGCCGCCCCGGCCACCTCCGCCCCCGGCTTCCGGCGGCCGCGCAGGAGGAAGTACAAAGCCAGTACGGAGCAGAGCGCGGCGATCGCCCACAGGTCTCCCCGCCAACCCCACACCAGGGCCGGCAGCGCCACGAGCGGCGCGGCGAGGAGCGCGGTCAGCGACTGGGTGGCCGTGATGAGGGTGGCGGCACGGCCCGCCGCGGCGTCATCGTCGAACCGGTCGGCCGCGGCCGCGGTCAGCGCGGGGTTCAGTACGGCCGTTCCGGCGCCCACCAGCAGGCAGAACGCCGCGAGGAGCAGGAACTCGCCGCTCGCGCCGAGCGCCGCCGAGACCGCGAGCACGGCCAGCCCGCCCGCGGCCGCCCACTCCCGGCGTACGCGGTCGATCAGCGGTGCCAGCGCGGTGCCCACGGCGAGGGCGGCCAGGCCGCCCAGACCACGCAGCTGACCCAGCGCGGCCACACCGCCGCCGGACGCGTCGGCGAGGGGGACGAGGAAGGTGCTGTAGATGGTGAAGGGCACCAGACCCACGGCCGAGGCCAGCATGAACGGCCACAGGACACGGGTCATCGCCAGATCACCGGGCACGGTGCCGGTGCCGGTGCCGGTGCCGGTGCCAGTGGCAGTGCCAGTGCTGGGGGCGGGGACGGGTGCCGCGCCGGTACTCACGGCCGCCGAGGGGCCCTTGGGCTCGCTGCTCATATCCGCTCCGCCCGGTACCGGTAGAGCGCCGTCTCGTCCGCGCTGAACTGGGAGAAGGGGAACGGCTCGGCGGACAGCCCGGTCACGCCGGCGCCCAGGAACGCCCGCGCGACGGCGCTGCCGGTCTGGGCGTACACCACCAGCGGGATCCCGTGCTTGCGGCAGTGCTCCAGGATCCGGTCGAAGCTGCCGTTCATCAGGGTCATGCCGGTGGCGACGACCGCGTCGGCCTCGGCGAGCACCTCGGCCATGTCGTCGGTGACGGGGTCGCCCCAGTTGGTGGTGCGCAGGTTGAAGTCGCAGGGCAGGGGGACGCCGCCCCGCTCGCGTATCGCCGCGACCAGTGGGTTGACGACGCCGATCAGCGCGACCTTCGCCCCGGGGGCGGTGTCGAGGAGCCCGGCCACGGCGGCGTCCCTCGCCCCGGCCCGCGCCTCCGGCGTACCGGTCGGCAGGGTGACCGTCTCGGCGTCCTCCGCGTCGCGGTGCGGCCGCACCCGTCCGAGGTAGGCGTCGAGCGCGGCGATGCGTACTGGCGCGGACTCGTGCCGTATCAGGGTGTCGAGGGTGTGCCCGGAGGCTTCGGCGCAGAAGTCCGGGGTGAGGTCGCCGGGTTCGAAGGAGCAGGCACCGAAGGCGTCCCCGGAGCGGAGGAGCGCGTACTGGTTCCGGTACGTGACCTGGCTCCCGGCCAGCCGGGTGGTGTGGTGGACGTAGAAGGCGCTGGTGACGGCCAGTTCGCCGGGGAGCGGGCCGAAAGCGCCCTCCAGGACGGCTTCTCGCAGCTCCGGTATGGACTGTGGCTGTGCAGGAGACATGGCGGTTCCTTCTCGGGTGTACGTGGAGGGGAGAGGACGACGGGGGGTGGGAAAGGGGTGGTCAGGGCAGGTCGGTCAGCCGCTCGGCGCGGTACGGCAGGTCCGCCAGTTCCGGGCGCCCGGCCGGCTGGAAGCACAGCAGCAGCGAACGCCGGTCCCGGTCCGTCCGGTTGGGGCCGGAGCGGTGCACGAGCAGCCCGGGGAACATCAGCACCGACCCGGCCGGAGCCTCCACGGTCACCGCCCCGCTCACATCGGTGCGCGCGGCGTCGACCAGCAGGCCGGTGGGCTCGGACCGGTCACGCGGTGCGGGTCCGGCCAGGTGGCTGCCCGGCACGATCTCCAGGGCGCCGTTGTCGGAGGTGACGTCGTCGAGGAAGACCATCGCGGTGGCGACGTCCCGCGCGCTGGGGCCGGCGCAGCAGTACCAGAACGGGTGGTCCTGGTGCCAGCGGAACTCCGAACCGACGCCCGCGCGCTTGAAGTTCAGCTTGGATGTGAAGCCGCCCAGGCGTTCGCAGCCGACGATCCGGCGCATCGGAGCCGCGATCCGCTCGTCGTTCCACAGGGCGCCGAGCGACGGGTGCAGTGGGGTGACGGGCGAGAGGCTGCGTACGGCGGGCGGACGGGCCTCCGGTTCCCAGTGGACGGTGGTGCCGTCCACCCGTTCCAGCCGGTGCCCGTCCGGCCATACGGTGACGTCGGCCCGTGCCGCCGGCGCCCTCCCGGTCACCCGTGCGAGCACGGACTCGGCCGCCTCGCCCAGGGCCGCCGTTTCGACCGGCCCCAGGAGCCGTGGCAGGAGGACGAAGCCGCGTGCGAGCTGCTCGTCGAGGGACGGGGGTGGGGTCGGGGGCAGGGACACGGGAGTCACCTTCCGGTCGAGCGCGGGGGTACGGGGGAGGGGGAGCCGTATGAGCCGGACACGGCCTAGGCCGACTCGGCCACCAGCACGGGCGCCCCGCGCAACAGCGCGCTGTCGGCGGGCGGCCAGTCCATGGCGGACCAGGGGTGCCGGAGCTCGTCCTGCGTCGTCACCTCGTGGGGGAGCAACGCGCCGAGGCCCTTGGCCCCGGCATGGTGGGCGTAGGCGCTGTCGACGTAGCGGTGGCCCGTGTCGGCGGCCAGGAACACGTACGTCCGGTCGGCGTCCCGCCCCCGAACCCGCCCGCGTTCCCGTTCACGCTCCCGTTCACGCCCCCGCTCCCGCTCCCGCTCCCAGAGTGTGGCCAGGTACGCGGCGCCCGCCGACAGGCCGGCGAAGATGCCACTGACCCGCAGGAGTTCGACGGCGCCGGACATGGCGTAGTCGAAGTTGACCCAGTGGATGCGGTCGTACAGGTCGTGCCGGACGTTCTGGAACGGGATGGAGCTGCCGATACCTGCGATGATCATGTCCGGGTCGGACACGTGCTCGGCGCCGAAGGTGACGCTGCCGAACGGCTGTACGCCGATGAGCTTCACGTCACGCCCCGTCTCCCGCAGGTACGTGGCGATGGCGCCGGTGGACGCGCCGGTGCCGACACCGCCGACGAGCGACAGGGGGCCCTCGGGGACCTCCTTGCGGATGAGGTCGGCGACGTCGCGGTAGCCGAGGTAGTGGATGGAGTCGTGGTACTGCCGCATCCAGTGGTAGTGCGGGTTCTCGCGCAGCAGTTCGCCGATCCGCTCGACACGGAGGTTCTGGTCCAGGCGCAGGTTCCTGGACGGCCGGACCTGTTCGAGCGTGGCGCCGAGGATCTCCAGCTGGACGCGCAGGGTGCGGTCCACGGTCGTGGAGCCGACGATGTGGCAGTTCAGGCCGTAGCGGTGGCAGGCCAGGGCGAGCGCGTGGGCGTAGATGCCGCTGGAACTGTCGACCAGGGTGTCACCGGGCTCCACCTGCCCCGTCTCCAGCAGGTGGCGTACGGCGCCGAGCGCCGAGTAGAGCTTCATGGTCTCGAAGCGCAGACAGATCGCCCCCGGTGGGACGGTCACCACGTCCGGTACCTTGACGGCCTCGGCTATGTGCGCGTGCATGTCGTCGTCCTCCCGGTCAGGCGGCGTCGTGCCGGATGAGCTTG
Proteins encoded in this window:
- a CDS encoding MFS transporter, with the protein product MSSEPKGPSAAVSTGAAPVPAPSTGTATGTGTGTGTGTVPGDLAMTRVLWPFMLASAVGLVPFTIYSTFLVPLADASGGGVAALGQLRGLGGLAALAVGTALAPLIDRVRREWAAAGGLAVLAVSAALGASGEFLLLAAFCLLVGAGTAVLNPALTAAAADRFDDDAAAGRAATLITATQSLTALLAAPLVALPALVWGWRGDLWAIAALCSVLALYFLLRGRRKPGAEVAGAAERPGYLESFRLLAAVPGVVPLLAIAMLRTAAFMGYLAYLAAFYDERFGLAPGPFALVWTLSGTSFFLGNLLAGRVLSAERSRVPAERLMTLALIVALVALVAVFFARSLWLALPLTALVGAGHATVAACVTTSLVRRCGSLRGAALSVNAAGMSFGVFAGAGLGGVGLALGGFAGTAAALGGLTLVALVLARVAAKSSAGASRTSS
- a CDS encoding phytanoyl-CoA dioxygenase family protein — encoded protein: MSLPPTPPPSLDEQLARGFVLLPRLLGPVETAALGEAAESVLARVTGRAPAARADVTVWPDGHRLERVDGTTVHWEPEARPPAVRSLSPVTPLHPSLGALWNDERIAAPMRRIVGCERLGGFTSKLNFKRAGVGSEFRWHQDHPFWYCCAGPSARDVATAMVFLDDVTSDNGALEIVPGSHLAGPAPRDRSEPTGLLVDAARTDVSGAVTVEAPAGSVLMFPGLLVHRSGPNRTDRDRRSLLLCFQPAGRPELADLPYRAERLTDLP
- a CDS encoding serine/threonine-protein kinase; amino-acid sequence: MRSTTEVFQPLHADDPPVVAGYRLAARLGAGGMGRVYLSHTPGGRPVAIKVVRPELADDPAFRRRFRREVEAARRVRGAYTAELVDADTDGVPPWLATLYVPGPSLTEAVARRGPLPVSAVLWLMAGVAEALQAVHAAGIVHRDLKPSNVLLAADGPRVIDFGISIAAGLSSHTATGSTVGTPHFMAPEQAVAGEVTPATDVFALGQTAAFAALGEPLYGDGIAPVVLYRIVHEEPDLTLLPEPLRPLIARCLATDPGERATLAEVVEWCRRQLDADADADAADADTGTGARTGADAGAGPAVWREVTGPEAAVPQPVPTPVDPSTAAPTLLLSPARRRATRRRTALITVAAVTAGALVLTGLTWLAGDRFGLRERAAGAPASTPGPTKSAPAETPRSGNPASGNPASGVPRASKPAPNALAASGADVLSPVWLDEKNSLNLREPRLPKDRRGEIRLDCEDDTDCALRSDTSVFVQLFNGKTASLAACRHLLTGATGSEYRTWSLAAADAGTQLCVKNAAGDIAALTIQVKQTALREAAFLQLGMYVWEDAA
- a CDS encoding VOC family protein, with amino-acid sequence MQITASTVSLTVDDVTASQRFFTAHLGYVEQAAAEGFASLSRDDAAMDVVLLARGTEVLPADQRDQRASGLILAFTTTGIDTEEKRLRAEGVEITMPLREEPWGERLFQVTDPNGVIVQFVEWVTPTA
- a CDS encoding pyridoxal-phosphate dependent enzyme, whose amino-acid sequence is MHAHIAEAVKVPDVVTVPPGAICLRFETMKLYSALGAVRHLLETGQVEPGDTLVDSSSGIYAHALALACHRYGLNCHIVGSTTVDRTLRVQLEILGATLEQVRPSRNLRLDQNLRVERIGELLRENPHYHWMRQYHDSIHYLGYRDVADLIRKEVPEGPLSLVGGVGTGASTGAIATYLRETGRDVKLIGVQPFGSVTFGAEHVSDPDMIIAGIGSSIPFQNVRHDLYDRIHWVNFDYAMSGAVELLRVSGIFAGLSAGAAYLATLWERERERGRERERERERGRVRGRDADRTYVFLAADTGHRYVDSAYAHHAGAKGLGALLPHEVTTQDELRHPWSAMDWPPADSALLRGAPVLVAESA
- a CDS encoding Rossmann-like domain-containing protein — protein: MSPAQPQSIPELREAVLEGAFGPLPGELAVTSAFYVHHTTRLAGSQVTYRNQYALLRSGDAFGACSFEPGDLTPDFCAEASGHTLDTLIRHESAPVRIAALDAYLGRVRPHRDAEDAETVTLPTGTPEARAGARDAAVAGLLDTAPGAKVALIGVVNPLVAAIRERGGVPLPCDFNLRTTNWGDPVTDDMAEVLAEADAVVATGMTLMNGSFDRILEHCRKHGIPLVVYAQTGSAVARAFLGAGVTGLSAEPFPFSQFSADETALYRYRAERI